The following are encoded together in the Triticum dicoccoides isolate Atlit2015 ecotype Zavitan chromosome 6B, WEW_v2.0, whole genome shotgun sequence genome:
- the LOC119323726 gene encoding F-box/kelch-repeat protein At3g61590-like, producing the protein MSTQDGEMSATLHHRPRSPLEDEDLLPEILLRLPPQPSSLPRASAVCKRWRRLVSDRGFLRRYRRHHRRSPPLLGFFRNDLRGISYTPAMEAPDLVPADRFSVHLHDAGCRFRLLSCRHGLVLISHSLRNQVLVWDPVTGDQHRIAAPLGFDMNSITMDGAVLRAAGDAHHFQVVLVSYKQEDEQAIVSIYLSETGGWSDLISTLVPGEAMDYEGMPAVLVGHSIYWLLPGDDISVILEVDLHSQILAVIQVPTNMFAKGQFLMVMRAEGCSLGILSLSEFTAESWKRNINSDGVASWVLGQTIELDKLLPLSSDKTSYISMLAYAEENNVAFLRTVAGIFMVQLESLQFSKLPESNNAIVCYPFESVYAAGIGGAM; encoded by the exons atgaGCACGCAGGACGGCGAGATGTCGGCCACCCTCCACCACCGCCCCCGCTCGCCGCTGGAAGACGAGGATCTGCTCCccgagatcctcctccgcctcccgccgcaGCCGTCCTCTCTCCCCCGCGCCTCCGCCGTCTGCAAGCGCTGGCGCCGCCTCGtctccgaccgcggcttcctccGCCGCTACCGTCGACACCACCGCCGCAGCCCTCCCCTCCTCGGTTTCTTCCGCAACGACCTGCGAGGTATCTCCTACACGCCTGCCATGGAGGCCCCCGATCTTGTTCCCGCCGACCGCTTCTCCGTGCATCTCCACGACGCCGGCTGCCGCTTCCGTCTCCTCAGCTGCCGCCACGGCCTCGTGCTCATCTCCCACTCGTTGCGGAACCAGGTCCTGGTGTGGGACCCCGTCACCGGCGACCAGCACCGCATTGCCGCTCCTCTGGGGTTCGACATGAACAGTATCACGATGGATGGCGCGGTGCTTCGCGCTGCTGGCGACGCCCACCACTTCCAGGTGGTATTGGTAAGCTACAAGCAGGAAGATGAACAGGCGATCGTCTCCATTTACTTGTCGGAGACCGGTGGATGGAGTGATCTTATCTCAACACTGGTTCCAGGCGAGGCCATGGATTATGAAGGCATGCCTGCTGTTCTGGTCGGGCATTCCATTTACTGGCTGCTCCCTGGGGATGATATAAGTGTAATTCTTGAAGTTGATTTGCATAGCCAGATTCTAGCTGTGATACAGGTGCCAACAAATATGTTTGCCAAAGGTCAGTTCTTGATGGTTATGCGAGCAGAGGGTTGCAGTTTGGGCATACTCTCCCTGTCAGAATTCACGGCTGAGTCATGGAAGAGGAATATCAACAGTGATGGTGTTGCTTCATGGGTGCTGGGACAAACTATTGAACTGGACAAGCTACTTCCCCTGTCTTCAGATAAGACAAGCTACATATCGATGCTAGCTTACGCTGAGGAAAATAATGTGGCTTTCTTGCGTACAGTTGCCGGTATCTTCATGGTCCAGCTTGAGTCATTGCAGTTCAGTAAACTTCCTGAAAGCAACAACGCTATTGTCTGTTATCCATTTGAAAGTGTCTATGCTGCAG GCATTGGTGGTGCCATGTAG